TTGCAATGCATCacttcttttgttgttgttgttgttgttgttgttctttgcCTTCTGTTGAATCTGTGAATTTCTCTGGCACTAAATGAGTTCCCCCAATTGCCGTTATAGTGGATGGTGGCTTTTAATAACACAAGGGGGAAATGGGACATTGGTACATGGTGGTACATGTTCATGGCATAACTTAAATACATTTAGCCAAGTAGGGGAAGAATTGGTGAGCAGTCTTCATTGGTTAGTTGTCGGTTTTTGTCGACCTACGACGAGAAGTGCACAGCTCTGTTTTGAAGCGCACAGCTCTGTATTTAAACTGAAGACGAGTTTGTCTCGGGGTTGCTCACCATATCTGTTTTGAGACACTGAGCTCAAGTTTGTTTCATTATTTTGTCATGtcttctccagctctctctctctctctctctctctctctctgtctctgtctttttgtctctctcctctaccccaACCTTAATGTGAGCCCCTTGATTACCTGTATCCTAATGTTTGGTCGTAATCCGTGTCCACTGAATGACAGTCAATGTGTTTGAATTTGGGGGTCTTTCAGTGGAACACTGCAACCAGTTAGAGTAAAGCAGACTTGATGCTTACcatctgaattttttttttttttttaatcagaacTCACTTTTGGACTATATTTGTACTGTGTATTTTTGGTAAGCACCCTCGCCTAGACACATGTCAGATCAAGGTAGGAAATGGGAGTTTGCTGTTGCAAAAACAAAATGCCATATTTTATGAAACCGAAAATGCAGAGGCAAGCTATACTGGGCAGATCACCAGTTCAATCCCGCTTTGGTGTTTTGCTCAGTGTTCTTGCTGTTTAAGAAGATAAAATGTACTCATTGTATTGATTTTCAAAAATTTATATTGTActtttgattttcttttttgtgagATCATGGCagagaattaaaaaaaaggcaaaaggaAAACCAATCCAAATGTATCGTCCATTCTTCTGTTCAGTACTCCCCACTGTGGGTTTCTGAAAGATGATGCATATACTCTTGTGAAATATTGAAGTATTGTTTTGTAAATGAGACACAATTGTGTCTGACTTGGCAGTAGTAATAGTCAAATAGTCACTGTGCATTTCCATTTTGAATGACATTTTTGACTCAAATTGCAGGCAAACTGATGGGCAACAAACTGAGGCAAAAAGATGCTAAACACCTCATCCATATGGTTTTGTCTTTCATAGGAAGGAAGATGAAAATGGAGAAAACAAACTAAATTTATAGTCACATGAGaacattttttgtttggtttCCAAGATACCGGTAGGCCACCTTACCCTGTGCCTCATCCTATGCCACTCTCCCCCACTGTTCTTACCTGGCTTACGAAATTAATGTATATCACCTGAAATGACCAAAGTTAACTATATATTTAGGAGTTAAATTATCTTGTCAATTATCAGTTCATGAAAGACGTTTTGTTTCAGGTCTCTCTGGATGCTTTTTCACCTGCAGTCTTCAGTCTGTTTATCAAACTATAGTgtgtttgacctctgacctcttgaCCTCTGACTAACTAATTGACTCCCCGTCAGTTAATGGTTTAATATTTTACTTTATTATTGAAATACTTTTGCTTTGCATGCATTGGTATTTTCCCCAGGAAGTTTTCTTTGAGGATATCAACTTAAAACAGCCTTCacctgtagatagatagatagatagatagatagatagatagatagattcaaTGCTTCCTTGTCCACATTGTCACCATGGCAAACCAGTGACTACACTCAAGTTTGATTCTcttctgtcatctctctctcccccaactctctctatctctgcccCAATAATGTGAGCCCATTTATTATGTAGGCTTACCTCTTTACTTCCCCATACCAAAAAAAATGTATACTTAAGTTAATTTTATTAAGTAAACTGCAGTTGAAGTATAATTCCCAAGTTTACTTTATATAGTAAGTTTATTAGTATAAATGTGCTTGTGGTATACTTGTAAATGTACTATTTTAATGCTTCTTCAGACTAAATTGGCCCACTTTCAGTTTATAATAAGTATTTTTAAGGTGTAAAAGTAGTAAAGTTTTAGATGCACTACAAGTGAACTTAGGTGTACTAATGACAATAGACTGCATTTATTATATAGGGATTTTCCACTCCTCTGAGCATTCAAAGctatgtacacactcacacactgatggCACAGTCACGACAAAATATTATCTACCTCATTTGATTGATTTTTTAATTTAAGTGACTGAATAGAATGTGAActtttattttctgataaaaGTATTATAGTAAAACAATTTAATATAACTTTATTTGAATGTTATAGTAGCAAGATCCAGAATAATTCTCATTACCGATATGGTAAATGACAAACGGAGACCATAAGTAAGAAaactttttttgattttttttttccattcacACAAAGTACATTAACACAAATAAGTACATTAAATGAACAGTACTGCACatgaaaatgtatattttagatattttaaattccattttaaattaattaactCTCATTACCGAAAAACAATGTGTATTGTAGAGTTCAATTTTTCAAATAATCTCTTTGTTATAGATATATTTTGAACAAAACCCACTTGTGGGGCACAGTTAAGGAACATTATTATGACAAAATTAAGACATTTTTGTGTCTGAGAAATAACATCTTTACAATATCTATACATTTTTATGCATTACGGTAATGAAAAGTCTGTTACGGAGGATGAGAATTTATGTTACGGTAATGAGAATGATTTCATTTTACCAAACGAATTTCAGAtacacacaggagaggtgttaTATTGCTAGTGTCACAGGAAGGGGATTTACCAGAGTGGCCAGTCAACAACCAAGCACTTTTACCATCCaaaaaatcaccaacaaagcaaaCCTTTGTGGGCAAAAAAATCACCAAAAGAGTAGCTTTCAAGAGCATGTCACTGGGCTTACAAGCAGATACCTTCCTTCGTCTGTGTTTTGTTGAATTAGATCCCATgacacctccagaaggctcaacagtggtgtCTGGCTTCCCAGATCCACCCTCCTCCACACTCCTGACTGGTTCTCTaccaacaaataccaacaaattctTTGGGCATTCCTGttcattgctgtggctgtttatgatccaatcagcaacataaccagaCAAACCTCAAGCCCTAGAGTGGGCACCAACAACTACCACTCTGGAAACAAAGCTGCAAGATTTAACACATCTCAGAGTCAATTCAGGTTGCTATGAGGGCCTCAGTCATGGCCACTGACTTCCTTTTTCAGCTCCTTTCAGTGACCATATTTGGATACTAAAATCTAACAGAAGTGTTGTGGTCGACTTACAAAGCCTCAAACACCTatcttcactgtgtgtgcttgtcagcCACCTTCCCTTACCTCTGATACCAGTTCTGCATACTTTAattttcaaaggctttcttcaTCACTTCATCAAAAGAGAATAAAGTAGACAATGTGCTTACTCTCCAAAATAAAGTGTCATGTCTGGTCTTAAAGCAGTCACATCCCTGACCCATATGTCTCGAATTGCAGTGGCATCCATGGTCCTAGCTCTCTCAGTTGATCTTCTTCTCCACATCATGCCAGCTCATCTTCTCATTACCGTTATTACACATTAAAATGCGTGGTAATGAGAAATTGGAGTAACGGTAATGAAATGTCCTTGACTAAGTTGGCAAATAACACAAAATGCTAGCAAGCTATGTAACCTTAACCTTTACACAATATTAAAGTCTTATACTGTCTTTATCATCATAAAATatcatttcaaatatttttaaaagcatTGAGTATCGCAGCATATCGGTAATGATAATCAACAGTGTGACAGAACAAAGTTTCTATGACATTTACACAAATATCAGgatgtgagagaagagagagcaacTGAACTTGATTTCATTTTAAACCTTTTGTCCCAAGTGATGCATCATGGGTCTGCTTGTTAATTTAATGGAACAGTGTACTTTTTATAGGCAGGCAAGTCGTATTACGGTAATGAGGAACATTTAGTGTGGACACAATATTTTTACAATAAATGTTGCCTTTCCTTTTGCAAAAtatcataaatataaatattaaccATAAATATAGACATTTTACACAACTTTCCAAAATCTTCTtcaatttatgtaaaaataatttttcatgaaattaaaacaaacaatagAATAATGGATCCGGACACATTTCGGTAATGAGAATTCacttgtgatttttggttaaaTTACTATGAAATAGTGTTATAATGATTGTAAAAAACATCTGTCCCTATACAGTTCTTTACTGTCTTTGTAGAAAATATCATAGTTACTATTAATAAAATATCGGGATCATTCTTGGGGTTATGTGTCTTGACAGGAGGAGTTGGGCTCAAACCTGCAACCTTCCCGTTCCTGGGCAATTCTACCTCCTGAGCCACTGCCACACACTGCTGATATTATATACTTCTAGTCCATGTTTTCATGTTCCTGATAGTATACTTAACGTATCCTCAGTAAAATATAAGTTTAATCGTTTTTGGACTGCAGGTATACTTGTAAGTTTTCTTTACATACTTTAAAGTATATTAGGTTTCCATTCTGGTATTACTGTTATACTTGAAAGTACTTTTAACTATCCTTCAAAGTAGTCTTAAAGTTCAATAATATATACACTAACAGTGGACTACACATACTAAGTATAAGTACCATGTATAGGCTATGTACTTAAACCTTTGTAATTATCAGTATAATCCAAGTTTACAACAATTTAATGTATCTCTGATCACTACACAAAAAGTAAGCTATATACTTAGTTTAAAATAACTAGACCAACAGTACACTTCCACAAATTTCTTTTTGCTAAGGTCTGGCTGTAACATGTCTATTTCACGCCTATGGGAATAAAGCCCTCAGACACAAAATGTCATTGTACAAAGGGTACAAATTAACCTGAAACCTGCAGGCCTGTGAAAGTGAATGCCATGGTGATGTACCATTACTTAATCTATTTCCAAAACAAAGTGACAGTAAAGTGACTTCACACGCACATATGAGAATTTGGACCTTATGCACAGCTTGCGGCTGTATTTCAAGGTTGTTTCCTTGTCCCTTGTTTTCCCTTCCTCTTCCAAGCTTGTTAAAAAAAGAGGGAACTTTGATGTTGTCTTCAGTTATAAAAGCATAGCATTGGCAAAAAATTCATAGAACTTCGTCTTGAACAGCGTCATGATCATTTTAGCTCTGTTCATCTTCACTGCTCTGGCAAAAGTGCCCGTTTGGGCAAAAGTTGTTGATAATTTTAAGGAGTGCCATGAGTTATTTTATAATGGCACTGAACCATGGATAAATGATCAAAGTACTACAAAAATTTGCCAGCAGTTTGAGCAGGGTGTGAATGTCTATGCTTCACTGTATTCAACTTTCAACAGGATTCCTGTGTACAGTGCTTACAAATTTGATCCTAGTTGCAACAACATATATGAACAAAAAAGTGGTGACTGGTTTATTGAGCCGAAGGTAGGTTTTCTTTCAATTTTAATTGGTGCATGTGGTATGTGTTGCTGAATTGATAGTCCAAGCACCTGTTTTTTACTGATTTCTGATAAATGTGGgaaacatgtttttgttaaaatatgtatttctttaagagattttcctttttctaaGAAAAAAATTGCTTCCCTTTAAAGTtcgatttttcctcattgtttccatcgtcaaattacataaaatttgacattaattttttttatatacctgtttttagtcaactttagcagaggtgctaataattctggagggcactgtacatatgtatatatacatacatttcaaGAGGTTGTCATATGGTAGTTTAGTTGTATTGACAAACCATATCATGAACAAATACAGTGAAGTAAAGCTGTTGTTAAGAAAAGTGCACAGGCTTACTTGGAGCATCTGAGAGAGATTTATATCTtacaaataaacacagacaaaTATAAATGGTTTATCTTTTTGTTGTGTTTGGTTGTTCATTTAATTTCTTTCAGCTTTCTGGCATCCCTAAGGACTCAATGCAAGCAGAGAAGAATTATGCCAGAGATTACAGCGATGCAATAAAATCCAAACAGGCTGTCAATGGTGATTACTCAAACACAGGTTATGACCGAGGGCAACTCAACCCCAGCAGTTTCCAGTGTGGGGATGGTCGTATAGCTACATTCACCCTGACCAACAGTGCACCTATGGATGCTTCTTTCTACACTGTCCACTTGAAACAGTGGGAGGAATGTGTGAAGGGTATTTTGAGGAACCAGTCTGAGAGTGAGGGAACTGCTTACCTGGTGACAGGAACTGTACCTTCACAAGATCGTAGAATACCAAGACAAGAGGAATTTGATGATGTTAGCAAAAGAGATTTCCACAGAGTCACTGTTCCTACTCATATCTGGACAGCTGTCTGTTATAAGCATAATGTTGATGATGAGAAGTCCTTTTCATTTGGCTATATAGGGCTAAATCATCCAAACAGTACAATAAATGTCATGACTGTACCACAACTTAATGCTGAGCTGCCTGCTCTCTATGGTACATCTATAGTAAATATTTTCACAGATGACTGTTTTTCTAACAATCGTAAATCTGAAGGAATTATCCGACTCCTTTACCAGTCCATCCAGCTGCCCATTAGTGAAACTGATGCTTCAAAGAAGTCAGAGGTAACAGAACTGCTTACAGAGGAGGGAATACACTGCATGGGCTCTTGTCTGTACAGGGACAACTCTAGAGATTATTATTGCTGTGACCAAAAAAATAGAGAGATACCATGTTCTCCTGATTATTCCAATGTAACAGTATATGGAGACAAGTGTTGGAGTGACCACACCTGTGGAACACATGGTTATTACTACTATTggtgttatacacacacatcatgggATTACTGCAGTCCCCCTCCCTTACCACTGGGCAAAGGAGTAGGGAAGTacaggggagatgggagcaTGTGCCGTTCTGACTACAACTGTGGCTGGTATGGTAATAAATACACCTGGTGTTACACTGATTACAGTAATACCTGGGACTACTGCTGCAATATTGATGCTTACCCATTCTCTGCTCTAAATGGCATGACCTGCAAGACTGACCATCCATGTGATTACTATGGTTATAATTACCTCTGGTGTTATACCACAGATGGGAAGTGGGACTACTGCTGTTCCCTGTGACACACCTATAttgttttccacacacacaattgactTTCTGAGCAccgaacaaacaaaaactaaCTACTAATTAATTATACTTCAGTTCATTTGTTCAAAATACTGTTCCAATTAATTAAGTCAAGAAAAAGAGGGATAAAAGAAGGTTATAACTAAATATTTCCCTATTTCCCTTCTTTTACCCCTCTTTTTCATGACTTAACCATATATGTgtaaaatatattaatattatatatattatctcGGATTTTTATTTTCAATGGTGATTTGGTGATCTGGGATTGGAAATTTCCTGTGGCTTTCATGTTTGTCATTCTTCTGCATTTCATGTTTCTCATTAGTAAAGCATTAGTAAAGGACATAAAACATGTATTTTGTTGGACGGTGCTTACAATTGTATATTGAATATAATGACAGTTAATAAAACAATCATTATGTCACTATTATGATTGAGTGTGTAGACATGCCTTCACAAACGGCACACAACACTTGTTTCCAGTCTACCTGTGTGTTATTTTTTCGCCCATCTTAATGTTTTCTTATCATCGGCCAGCCTATGGCTTTTTCTTTATAACTCTGCATATAAGTCCAGCCTCCTGAAGTCAGTCTTCTGTCAGTCTTCCTGTTGATGTTGACACTGGTGCTTTACAGTTATTTAACAAAGCTTCCAGGCAGTAGCGGAgattttggggggggggggggctgcggCGCGAACAACCCGGGGCCTCGCCGCTAGGGGGGGCCCCACtggtaggatttttttttttttttttaaatacagtttATTGACCACATATCCATTCGGAATTGTTTACTACTTAAATGTTCAATAAAAATATATGTAGGCTGGGTTAGGCAtagtttttgtctgtttaacaCAGCCAGAGAGCTGGCTATACTGTGTGAGGGAACTACCGATTTTGATAGGGGAAGAGTTCGTAAGAAAAAGCGTTTGTGTTCAGATGAACACGCAGATGAGATTTTAGAAGACAGCAGGGACAGATTCAGAGTCGATGTGTTTTACTACATACTTGACGTCTTTGTTTCTCAGT
The Alosa alosa isolate M-15738 ecotype Scorff River chromosome 12, AALO_Geno_1.1, whole genome shotgun sequence DNA segment above includes these coding regions:
- the si:ch211-165i18.2 gene encoding uncharacterized protein si:ch211-165i18.2; translated protein: MQAEKNYARDYSDAIKSKQAVNGDYSNTGYDRGQLNPSSFQCGDGRIATFTLTNSAPMDASFYTVHLKQWEECVKGILRNQSESEGTAYLVTGTVPSQDRRIPRQEEFDDVSKRDFHRVTVPTHIWTAVCYKHNVDDEKSFSFGYIGLNHPNSTINVMTVPQLNAELPALYGTSIVNIFTDDCFSNNRKSEGIIRLLYQSIQLPISETDASKKSEVTELLTEEGIHCMGSCLYRDNSRDYYCCDQKNREIPCSPDYSNVTVYGDKCWSDHTCGTHGYYYYWCYTHTSWDYCSPPPLPLGKGVGKYRGDGSMCRSDYNCGWYGNKYTWCYTDYSNTWDYCCNIDAYPFSALNGMTCKTDHPCDYYGYNYLWCYTTDGKWDYCCSL